In the Ricinus communis isolate WT05 ecotype wild-type chromosome 3, ASM1957865v1, whole genome shotgun sequence genome, ACCACTAATAGTCttatgacaaaaaaaaaatattaatgattgTCTTATCTTACATTATTGGactccaaaagaaaaataaaaatatatataagaacaTATACATTattgtaattctttttatgaGAGGGTATTTGagaattataattctttttagttattttaattgttaatatttttatgtagcATCCACACCAGAAAATGGAATCTGTTTATTGTGGTTAACGAATTTACAGCCATTTTATAGATCATATAAAAGTTAAGATCTGGATAATTACctattttgtattattaaattacatgGAAAAGTTTCAATTATCGTTTTCAACTGTAGCCAAAGTGGCATACACCATTAGCAGCATGTGGGTAATTTGACGTGGCATACACCATTAGTACTCAAACATGTCAATTCCgtcataaaatttagttaaCGCATCTTCCTGCCTGTTTCTGTTGTTCAACCTTTTAGACTCCCTGTCTAATGTATTTCATTATTCAGACTGCTCCTACTCCTAAAATTATGATGTGATACTCTTACCTGAAGCTTTATAAAGTTTCTGGAGCATTTCAGAGTCtgatgatattaaaaaataattcatactaattaagaaaaaacttCAAATTACTTTTGtgccttttaaaatttaaggacCTCTAGTATTTCTTCATTCTAAATTAGAATAACTTAACCCCTCTAGTTTTCTGTTTGATAAAAATGCGAATAACGTAAGGTAACTGGATTAGGGGTAATGTTAGGAGTGATTAACTGATCATAGCTATAATATTACAATTAGCTTGATTACGTTGGTAAATTTTTGCATAGgattatttccttttatacAGGAAAGGAAATGATTAAAGTATCTAAGCAAACAATTATTAGAGCACTATAGCCTTTaccaaagaaataaaaaaatacaaataaaagaatgcaGTCCAGGGACTTCTGATTCATATTTGTTGGCGTATATTTCAGAAGATGtacattttttatgatatttttgaCCTCTagtagaaataattaatacacTAGTGTAATTATGCTAATATAACCCATGTCATTAACGCTGAATTAGTGGTCAAAACTTTCAGCGGAAATTCTCTACAACTTGGGTGTAGAAAATGGTTAATATCTTCTGTTGCTATTTCTTCTGTGCTCCTTCATTTTTCCACTCTAGCAATAAAACATCACATTCTTCACCTTCTCTTTCAATGCAGGCAGCGGGCGGACACACGATCCATTAGCTGTGAGCGTGCGGCAAATTTTAGGATTTTCTGATGCGTCAGGTTCCATGTAAAATCGAGCTCGATAAGCTGCCAGATGAGCATAATACGCAGGAGGAACTGCacaaatttataaacaaaaatattatgcCCAGGTACTAACTAGTACCGTATAGTAGACAACTTATGCCGCTTGAGATATTCATCTCATGAGACTATTCGTTGAGGTTTTGTCATCTATGATGACTCGTATATATTGATATagaataaatacatatatttatgttcataaattttaatttttttaatcagtttaacactttaatttttaatataatttaatagatatctgaatttattttatttttataatatattaacatttttgacatatatattcGATCAATATGTCAATATATATTACTcgaaatatatttaaatatttatcaaaataaaatttaaatatctattaaattaaatataaattgactAATACATAAAAGTACATTGGCGTAAATATCCATTTGGTCTATATATAGCTccgttttctttatttttttaaatttatatacgTAATTTCTCAACAAGGTTAAAAGACCGCAATTTAGAGATTACCTACAGAAACCGACCGCGTACACCTAGCATACCTGCCAAAATGACGATGAATATGATTACAGAAGtgtgaataaatattattgattcGGATCATTGGAACAGCATGAGAACCGAACTTCTTACGTATAGCAAAGGTTGTTCGTCAGAGATTGAATCTCATCGGCGGTGAAGTTGTTTTCATCCCACAGCACGTGGTAATGTGCAGGTCGGCTAGTCCCCTGTcaatttgttttttcatttccAATGCAAACGcgtatatatttaaattcaaacttCGAGAACTTATTTGCAGTCTGCTATCTCAAAGTTTCTATGAAATGGATAAATATAAACTGTgttagtaaatttttaatacgagTCTTATCAACTGTGTACCTGAATTCCTGCATGACTACATAAATAGAAGTCAAATTCAGTCGGATGGCATATTTTAGTGTCCACAACAGTACCTACATTGGAAATGTAACAGTTGTAGCATATTACCTTCCAATCTATTAATCCTGAAACGAATCTTGGATTCTAATTAAGGAATGTGATAACATCACCATCTAAGTAAGAAATACAGCCGCCTTATTCACAAAACTTATTACTGCATTCGTTAATATTCTCATGATTCATGCATAAACTGACTAGGATTTTTGGCTACATTATCGTATCAGAGTAtggttataaattaaaagaattaccaGGTAAAATATTTCCACTCCTGTCAATGCTACTTCTATCATTGTGATTGCTTGCGAAAAGTCTAGTATGATGCCGCTTTTGGACAACAACAAATGTTACCGGAGGTTGGTAACTAGGTTCAAGTGATGCGCAAGCCTGGACGTTGCTTAAAGTATAAGCACAAGAAAGTTCACTTTGATTAAAGAATGGAACCAGGCGGTTGAGTTGACCAACCTTTCGAATTGCATCCAGTTCATACAGTAGAACCTGATAGAATTGACCTTCACTGACACCATCCCTGAAAGTTTTCAATATGGCATTAGAAAATTTAGAtcattgaattattaattaaccATTTCTTTTAGTCAAATATTAACCTTTTGATTTAAATCCTGACCTCAACTAAActtataaaggagaaaaattgTAACATGAAAAGTACCTGTAAAATATGATCCTCAATGGCTTTTGCCCGGTGGCCTTCTTGAATGAAAGTAGGAGCTCCCTGCAATATAATGACTTGTAAATTCTTTCACATTGGCAAGTTTCAACATAATTATGATACAGAACAAGATTTCAAAACCAAAAGTGTATCCCAGAATTTTTCACTTATGGAGCTTCTGATATAGACTTATActcttctattttgttttaatatttaatgggGAATTTAATGTTTACCTGATCATCCCACCAGCAACTGTTCCCTGCTGAGGGTCTTGCCAGGTTTTGAATAAATCTTGAATAAGCTCTTGCCGATGAGGCTGAGCGCAAACCAACCCAGCATATTTTGTAACTTCTGGCCAGTCTTGGGAGGCTACAACCTGCACAAAATGCATCAAAGTTGAAACATAGATTTCACTTGTATGCTTTCCAGGAGACAATTTCAATTGGCTTACAGCAGCTATAGACGGACTGATGTCCTCTCCAGACTCTGGATGTGTTACATCAGCTCCAAAAATTATGGTTGGAATGTCACTAACCAAGGGAATCCTCCAACATATAGCATCTAAAAGCACAGTATTTCTTCCTCCCATCTGAAGAAAGCAGacaaaagaggaaaaagatcAACAAATTTGTCTTAGATTCAGAGTTTTGGTATTGTTAAGTCATAAAAGCATCACATATATACAAGGTACCTTAACATTGATTTTTAATGACACATTTGCCAAATACTGTCTGTTAATCTTGAAGACATGCTTGGTAAGGCAGCATTGAGAAATTAACCCGAGATCAGTTTCACAAATGCGTTTTAAATCACCTGAAATGCAGAGCACCCACTTACTGTAAGAATCCATGGTTTgctaatcaattattttaaatatttcttatggTCCGTCTATGATCTAACTTCATATGGTAGGAATGAGTACAGAATGCAAAGAGTTACATACCATACAATGAACCATTGTTGTCTGGAAGAATGGCAATGAGTAACTCTAATTCTTTTCCTTCAAGTTTCTTTGCAGCAGCGTGGTATACATATTTCAAGGCCTTCTTTACCTGATCAGGTCTTGCTGCATATATTGGAATTACAGGTTCACCGTTAAAATCCtgtaatagaaaataacagGCATCAAATCAAGCATTCAAGTAATCCAGTCCTGGAATTACTAAAAGGTTAAGAATTTTTACCATGCCAGAAATTCGGCACATCTGGACCAGCTGTTGGCAAAAACTGCGAGCAGTGGTTTCTTGAACGCTTCGTGAGAAGTTGATGCAAGCCCAATATCTTACAATGCTTCCATTTATCACTTTCTGCGTCAGAACAACAGAGACTTCTTATTCCTCTCGACGCCAATAATCAGCATCTTCACAAAACTTAAATTAAAGTCTAAATACATTTGTGTGTTCACGAACTGACCTTATTCATCATATTCCACTGACCAACTTGAGGCAGATATTCTTTCACTTTGCCAGTATCGCTGTACTTCAGCTATTAATTGGGAAAGAGATAAAATGAATTATGCTGCTAGCAGGACAAGGCTGGACGTAAATTGCGAACAATGATTAGGAATAGTACCCACGGAGCAGGCAAAACACGAGCATCAATCGATGCAAGCTTGCTGTCTATGCTGATGCCGAACTCCTTTGCATAGGGATCATGTTCATAACCATTTTGGTGAATTGTCTGCAGCAGTGGACCACggaattaaatttaagattgaCTTGTGTATATTCTATCTTTATACTTAGCGAGACACATTTATCTTTCATTTCAATGCAAGAACATAAAAACTCTAGCTTCCTAAGCTGAATAAGTAGGTCTCGAAGGACGCCATGATATAAACCGTATCTTAGTATATGTATACAGTCactttctaatttttgtattGATCAAGAAAGTCGCAGACAATTAGAGGATTGTTGATGCTGACCTGCAAAATGTCCATTTCTTGATCACGCGGCCTTTGACATGAAACTTTTAGCAAAGAAGTTATTTGCTTCTCATTGAGGCCTTTGGTATATCTTTGCCCCCTGACTATCTTGCAAGCCTGGAAATACATTCGCATGAAAATTAGATTACAGAAATCTCGTAGGCATCGTACAAAATGCATTAACAAATGTCAAGTGATCACAGTACCTCCATCGGCAAATAGTTAACCTTCCTCTGGTTTCCAACTTGCAGGCAAGGTAGATGGGGATATTGAATGGTATAGTCATACATTTCTTGAAAGTACTCAACAACTGATTTCATGTTCATATGCTCATCAAGCGGGAAGCTGTTAATTAGAAGGGAAAGGTAATCAAGATGTGTAACTTCTAACATAAGCTTACAAACAATAACACATAGGAGAAGATAATTGTACATTAGCTCTCTTGTAGGCTGTGTCGTCAATCCTGAAATTCTATACTTTCTCCGTACATTTCTTCTGTGAGTGACTTCAACTTTTACACCCCTGAGTGCTTTCTTTACCTGCAATATTAACACACCATACCAAtttaatgatttcttttttaggtGAGCTAATTAATGTTGAAATTATAAAGCGCAGCGAGTTGACAGATTAATAAGTGATCCACTTTGAATCTGCATGAAACCAAATCTGCACGTGTGCAAACCGTAACATATAGGGTTACATCTCTTGGCTTCCTATGTTCTCcgaaaaagtaatttattacACATGCATATCTACAGAATAAATTGAGACCCTTGTACTTgtgtaaaagaaaatgattgtTTACTTTCTGCACTATATGAATACCTTGACACGATCTGCGTCTGACAATGGCCTCGAATACACAtctttattcaaaatttgagCAACAAATTCGATGACAAGGAGAGGTTCAATGAAAGCCGTTGCTGACATGTCTGAGCAATGGGAAAAATgaacataaaaaaatctaaaaatcaaaaatttcgtCCAGTTCTACGTAATTATAGCAGAGCCCTTTACCAATATTTAGTGACAGTCCCATCTGAGTCGGTCTTATACTTTGGTAGAAACCTCTCCATGATTCTAATCCTCCTTCGAGCTGCTGCGGTTTCTTGATATCAGGAGAATAGAATGACCTTCCAATTGATACATATCTAATAATATATGCAAGAGCAACAGTCAATTacccaaaaataaaaactcacaaAGAAATCAAGAGAATGGGACCTATTTTTTTCTGATCCTTTTTATTCATAATCGAAGTAAGAATCCCACCTTTGAGCTGCAAGTTCTCTCAGTACAATGTCAATAACAGTAATTGCTTCTTGAGGGGTATCAACTGGTTTTCCAGAAAGAAGCTCACGTAATTGCAGCATACCAGCAAGTGCTTCAAATTTTATTGTCACTTCAAAATCTCTCTTCCTGTAATACATGCAATTAACCAAAACGCAAGTAGTAATAGTGCATGGTGCAAATCTTACATGGTTATGTTCCaagactgaaaaataaaaatgggagGATGTTGATTGATTACTTGATATTGCCTGTTGCCTCATCTTCATGAACCAAGGTTATAGTAAAGTCTTTTGAGGTAAAAGGAAGTGATCTTGCTGTGTAAAGGTTTCTGCCTCCATCATAAACAGGCAGTCTCGTTCCTAAATCAGTTTCCCTATGCATTTTAACCAACTGTGTCATGATGGCTTTGCTTAATTTGCGAGATGTTACTTCTGGTTTTATTTCAACCTGCAGCAACAACAAGCCTCAGAACCAAAATCCAAAACCACACAAAACGCTGAAAAAGAATGTACTAGTAAAGTAAAGCTGTTTAAACAGGAATTTGAAGTTAAAAAACTTACACTATAGTGGCTCAAGTCTGAATCAGGCATCTGAGCTAGAAAATGGTTAGCTTTAACTATGCACTTGGTACCCAATTGTCCATGTCCAGGCCTACGATGAAACATAAGGCTCTTGCATGAAGAAGGAGAAGACTCTTCACTTGAATCAAGCTTATAAtcttgaaataatattttcttggaCTCAACTTTGAGTCCTTTGCCTCCTCTTGATCTCCTTCCATTAGCTCTTTTCCTACCTAAGCTTTCTTTTGCAGTTTCCGAGTTATCATCTCCATTACTAAAGGGAATCTCAAGATTTTTGCAAGTTTGAAGAGATTGCATAGATACCACCATATAGCTTTCTTCAAAGTCCTTCATTTGCATGAGAGGCATATCTGCAGGAAAATAAAACTTCTACATTAGGGAATTTCAAGAACATATTATAGTATATACATGTACATAAGCTCTGGAAACCAAGTTCAACAACAAAGCATTTACAAGAGAGATGATGACAGATAATGAAAAgagtagagagagagagagagctagGCAATGGGCTTAACATTTTCCACGTTTTCCTGAGAATATAATTGAAGGTTATAAAGTTGAAATGAACATAGGGTTGACACGCAGCATTGTAACGGCTGCTAGGCTAAAAAGAAGCTAAAAAAACAGGGTTCAGAGAAGGATAGCATTAGCATAGCATCCGATCTTGACAGTGTTTTTACTTTCAAAGCGCTGTATATTCTCTGAAAAGTATTCAACAAAGAAGACGTGCATACATGcaaataaagtaaaacaatCCACTGCCCCCTGACACTTCCACATCATAAAACTCCAACCCCTTCCCTAGCCAAATAAACAATGattaatacataattaattctttccccatctttcttttcttcccgAGTTTCCATCCAATCATTAGACTAAAGAATGTATTAAACTTTCAGAGTTAccatttaattattcttaactaataagctgtaatgtattttattaatgtatgAAGTCCCGAATTCAAGTCTGAATGAGTCGCTattcttatataatttgattttattattagagccatatgaaattaataagattTCCTGCCTAATGAGCAGCTGATAAAAGAAAGTCTAAGACCTATAAAATTTGTATTGAGTTAACTTACCTCTAAATGACAAAGATTGCTGCTTTTCGACAAGAATATATATGATCAAAGAAAACATTAAACTTTTAAGAAAATGGTAAGATGGGGGGAGAAGGACCACTGAATTTATAGTGGGCTAAAAATGAGAAGATCCAATACTATACCCATTAGGATTGTGTGGTCCCAAATGGGGTGTAAATTGGATTACTCCAACTTTGGTTGCAGGACAGCTTGTGAGCTTGGCAAAATAAACTGTCTTTTCAGCGAACAAAGAGGAGCTTTAACTCATCCCAAAGCTACTACTATACTCTCCCTATGTACTCCATAACAGTGACAAAACACAAAAGCCACAGTACTGGACAACATTACTCAAGCGATAGGGAAGAAGATATAACAGCACTACCTAGGGCTACAGAGCCAGGGCACTAAACAATTTTAGGCTTTAAAAGAAGTGGATGTTGATAACTCATGTGCTATACAAAATTTCACAGTGTAATTTGGTTCTTCTTGTTCTCTTTGAACCGGACACGGTTTAATAAACTTTGGTCTTGTCTGCAGAAAATGACAGTTGTACCTTATATTATACATCTGCGCTGACCTGACCAGGGTGTATTTATAGTTCATGCATGAAGCTAAGGTAATGTAATAGCCTTCATCCGAATACGATTTATTACTTGGCAATCGAGAATAATCACGTGATCTGTCCTATTCCATTTCAGTGTTCTCTAATTAATCACCAAAAGATCAACGAGGAacaacctttttctttatattcgggaaatatttagaaaaaca is a window encoding:
- the LOC8276203 gene encoding protein argonaute PNH1 isoform X1, with protein sequence MLSPLPSSLSLSTLFIICHHLSYMPLMQMKDFEESYMVVSMQSLQTCKNLEIPFSNGDDNSETAKESLGRKRANGRRSRGGKGLKVESKKILFQDYKLDSSEESSPSSCKSLMFHRRPGHGQLGTKCIVKANHFLAQMPDSDLSHYSVEIKPEVTSRKLSKAIMTQLVKMHRETDLGTRLPVYDGGRNLYTARSLPFTSKDFTITLVHEDEATGNIKKRDFEVTIKFEALAGMLQLRELLSGKPVDTPQEAITVIDIVLRELAAQRYVSIGRSFYSPDIKKPQQLEGGLESWRGFYQSIRPTQMGLSLNIDMSATAFIEPLLVIEFVAQILNKDVYSRPLSDADRVKVKKALRGVKVEVTHRRNVRRKYRISGLTTQPTRELIFPLDEHMNMKSVVEYFQEMYDYTIQYPHLPCLQVGNQRKVNYLPMEACKIVRGQRYTKGLNEKQITSLLKVSCQRPRDQEMDILQTIHQNGYEHDPYAKEFGISIDSKLASIDARVLPAPWLKYSDTGKVKEYLPQVGQWNMMNKKVINGSIVRYWACINFSRSVQETTARSFCQQLVQMCRISGMDFNGEPVIPIYAARPDQVKKALKYVYHAAAKKLEGKELELLIAILPDNNGSLYGDLKRICETDLGLISQCCLTKHVFKINRQYLANVSLKINVKMGGRNTVLLDAICWRIPLVSDIPTIIFGADVTHPESGEDISPSIAAVVASQDWPEVTKYAGLVCAQPHRQELIQDLFKTWQDPQQGTVAGGMIRELLLSFKKATGQKPLRIIFYRDGVSEGQFYQVLLYELDAIRKACASLEPSYQPPVTFVVVQKRHHTRLFASNHNDRSSIDRSGNILPGTVVDTKICHPTEFDFYLCSHAGIQGTSRPAHYHVLWDENNFTADEIQSLTNNLCYTYARCTRSVSVVPPAYYAHLAAYRARFYMEPDASENPKICRTLTANGSCVRPLPALKEKVKNVMFYC
- the LOC8276203 gene encoding protein argonaute PNH1 isoform X2, with the protein product MFSLIIYILVEKQQSLSFRDMPLMQMKDFEESYMVVSMQSLQTCKNLEIPFSNGDDNSETAKESLGRKRANGRRSRGGKGLKVESKKILFQDYKLDSSEESSPSSCKSLMFHRRPGHGQLGTKCIVKANHFLAQMPDSDLSHYSVEIKPEVTSRKLSKAIMTQLVKMHRETDLGTRLPVYDGGRNLYTARSLPFTSKDFTITLVHEDEATGNIKKRDFEVTIKFEALAGMLQLRELLSGKPVDTPQEAITVIDIVLRELAAQRYVSIGRSFYSPDIKKPQQLEGGLESWRGFYQSIRPTQMGLSLNIDMSATAFIEPLLVIEFVAQILNKDVYSRPLSDADRVKVKKALRGVKVEVTHRRNVRRKYRISGLTTQPTRELIFPLDEHMNMKSVVEYFQEMYDYTIQYPHLPCLQVGNQRKVNYLPMEACKIVRGQRYTKGLNEKQITSLLKVSCQRPRDQEMDILQTIHQNGYEHDPYAKEFGISIDSKLASIDARVLPAPWLKYSDTGKVKEYLPQVGQWNMMNKKVINGSIVRYWACINFSRSVQETTARSFCQQLVQMCRISGMDFNGEPVIPIYAARPDQVKKALKYVYHAAAKKLEGKELELLIAILPDNNGSLYGDLKRICETDLGLISQCCLTKHVFKINRQYLANVSLKINVKMGGRNTVLLDAICWRIPLVSDIPTIIFGADVTHPESGEDISPSIAAVVASQDWPEVTKYAGLVCAQPHRQELIQDLFKTWQDPQQGTVAGGMIRELLLSFKKATGQKPLRIIFYRDGVSEGQFYQVLLYELDAIRKACASLEPSYQPPVTFVVVQKRHHTRLFASNHNDRSSIDRSGNILPGTVVDTKICHPTEFDFYLCSHAGIQGTSRPAHYHVLWDENNFTADEIQSLTNNLCYTYARCTRSVSVVPPAYYAHLAAYRARFYMEPDASENPKICRTLTANGSCVRPLPALKEKVKNVMFYC
- the LOC8276203 gene encoding protein argonaute PNH1 isoform X3, translated to MPLMQMKDFEESYMVVSMQSLQTCKNLEIPFSNGDDNSETAKESLGRKRANGRRSRGGKGLKVESKKILFQDYKLDSSEESSPSSCKSLMFHRRPGHGQLGTKCIVKANHFLAQMPDSDLSHYSVEIKPEVTSRKLSKAIMTQLVKMHRETDLGTRLPVYDGGRNLYTARSLPFTSKDFTITLVHEDEATGNIKKRDFEVTIKFEALAGMLQLRELLSGKPVDTPQEAITVIDIVLRELAAQRYVSIGRSFYSPDIKKPQQLEGGLESWRGFYQSIRPTQMGLSLNIDMSATAFIEPLLVIEFVAQILNKDVYSRPLSDADRVKVKKALRGVKVEVTHRRNVRRKYRISGLTTQPTRELIFPLDEHMNMKSVVEYFQEMYDYTIQYPHLPCLQVGNQRKVNYLPMEACKIVRGQRYTKGLNEKQITSLLKVSCQRPRDQEMDILQTIHQNGYEHDPYAKEFGISIDSKLASIDARVLPAPWLKYSDTGKVKEYLPQVGQWNMMNKKVINGSIVRYWACINFSRSVQETTARSFCQQLVQMCRISGMDFNGEPVIPIYAARPDQVKKALKYVYHAAAKKLEGKELELLIAILPDNNGSLYGDLKRICETDLGLISQCCLTKHVFKINRQYLANVSLKINVKMGGRNTVLLDAICWRIPLVSDIPTIIFGADVTHPESGEDISPSIAAVVASQDWPEVTKYAGLVCAQPHRQELIQDLFKTWQDPQQGTVAGGMIRELLLSFKKATGQKPLRIIFYRDGVSEGQFYQVLLYELDAIRKACASLEPSYQPPVTFVVVQKRHHTRLFASNHNDRSSIDRSGNILPGTVVDTKICHPTEFDFYLCSHAGIQGTSRPAHYHVLWDENNFTADEIQSLTNNLCYTYARCTRSVSVVPPAYYAHLAAYRARFYMEPDASENPKICRTLTANGSCVRPLPALKEKVKNVMFYC